A window from Leptothermofonsia sichuanensis E412 encodes these proteins:
- a CDS encoding NAD(P)/FAD-dependent oxidoreductase, which produces MVEGNGTRSPHRVVIVGGGFGGLYAAKGLGRAPVEVTLVDKRNFHLFQPLLYQVATGTLSPADISSPLRGILNRFKNIQVLMDEVIDLDPAAQTIILPGREIPYDSLIVATGVSHHYFGNDHWQPTAPGLKTVEDALEMRRRIFMAFEAAEKEPDPEKRRAWLTFVIVGGGPTGVELAGAIAELAFNTLKHDFRNIDTAETQILLLEGLDRILPPYLPELSAKAAAALQRLGITVQTQSMVTDIANDIVTYKRNGQMEAIAAKTILWAAGVKASAMGQVLANRTHASLDRSGRVIVEPDLSIAHHPNIFVIGDLAHFAHQGDKPLPGVAPVAVQEGEYVARLIKKRLQGESLPPFTYVDAGSLAVIGQNAAVVDLGFIRLTGAIAWLAWVFVHIYYLIEFDNKLIVMLQWGWNYFTRNRGARLITGESSLSQDVQNTCDNYQAPAGMGSPVKV; this is translated from the coding sequence ATGGTAGAAGGTAATGGTACGCGATCGCCCCATCGGGTCGTGATTGTGGGCGGTGGCTTCGGTGGGTTATATGCCGCTAAGGGTTTAGGGCGTGCCCCGGTGGAGGTCACTCTGGTGGATAAACGAAATTTCCATCTGTTTCAGCCTCTACTGTATCAGGTCGCCACGGGCACCCTATCTCCAGCAGATATTTCTTCCCCACTGCGGGGTATTCTCAATCGGTTTAAGAACATCCAGGTTTTGATGGACGAGGTGATTGACCTGGATCCGGCTGCTCAGACCATCATTCTGCCCGGCAGGGAAATCCCCTATGATTCCCTCATCGTGGCCACTGGAGTCAGCCACCACTACTTCGGGAATGACCACTGGCAACCGACCGCGCCGGGCTTGAAAACGGTAGAAGATGCCCTGGAAATGCGCCGTCGTATTTTTATGGCATTTGAGGCTGCCGAAAAGGAACCGGATCCAGAAAAGCGCCGGGCGTGGCTGACCTTTGTCATTGTCGGGGGTGGTCCTACCGGGGTAGAACTGGCAGGGGCGATCGCGGAGCTTGCCTTCAATACCCTCAAACATGACTTCCGCAACATTGACACCGCTGAAACTCAGATCCTGTTGCTGGAGGGTCTGGATCGCATTTTACCGCCCTACCTCCCCGAATTGTCAGCAAAAGCCGCTGCCGCTCTGCAACGCCTGGGCATCACTGTCCAGACGCAATCGATGGTTACCGATATTGCGAATGACATTGTTACCTACAAGCGAAATGGGCAGATGGAAGCGATTGCTGCCAAAACAATTCTATGGGCAGCTGGCGTCAAAGCTTCGGCAATGGGACAGGTCCTGGCAAACCGAACCCACGCCAGCCTTGATCGATCTGGACGGGTAATCGTGGAACCGGACTTGAGCATTGCCCACCATCCCAACATTTTTGTCATTGGTGATCTGGCCCACTTTGCCCACCAGGGAGATAAACCCCTGCCAGGAGTGGCACCCGTGGCCGTCCAGGAAGGGGAATATGTGGCCAGATTGATTAAGAAACGCTTGCAGGGCGAATCATTGCCTCCCTTTACCTATGTGGATGCCGGTAGTCTGGCAGTCATTGGACAGAATGCAGCGGTGGTTGATCTGGGATTTATCCGCCTAACAGGGGCGATCGCATGGCTTGCCTGGGTCTTCGTTCATATCTACTATCTGATCGAATTCGACAATAAACTCATCGTCATGCTCCAGTGGGGCTGGAATTACTTTACTCGAAACCGGGGTGCCCGTTTGATTACGGGCGAAAGCTCGTTGAGTCAGGATGTCCAGAATACCTGTGACAACTATCAGGCTCCAGCAGGGATGGGATCGCCCGTCAAAGTCTGA
- a CDS encoding sigma-70 family RNA polymerase sigma factor, whose amino-acid sequence MSANVPSDPIEPDVIESDPIADIDFAIDLTEIEEMEAVESARDKSSYKPTKAERLGLTDDSVGLFLREMARYPLLTQAQEIELAREIAKGGPGAEQAKRRLVRANLRLVVSIAKKYLNRGVPFLDLIQEGAMGLMRAAEKFDYERGYKFSTYAYWWIRQGITRAIASQSRTVRLPVHMVEKLNQIRKARQVLSQELGRKPTKQELAAALELDEDKLEQVLDVSQGTLSLHAWVGREEDTELMQLIEDSDNVAPNEHLDHKLLCDRLNSVLDHLSDRERDIIKLRFGLTDGQHYTLTEIGELYHLSRERVRQIQAKAMRKLRHPRRQALLKDWIR is encoded by the coding sequence ATGAGTGCCAACGTACCTTCTGATCCGATCGAGCCAGATGTTATTGAATCGGATCCTATTGCTGATATCGACTTCGCGATCGATTTAACCGAAATTGAGGAGATGGAGGCGGTCGAGTCAGCCAGAGACAAGTCTTCCTACAAACCAACCAAAGCAGAAAGGTTGGGGCTGACGGACGATTCTGTCGGTCTATTTTTGCGAGAAATGGCACGTTACCCACTGCTGACCCAGGCCCAGGAAATTGAATTAGCTCGGGAAATTGCAAAGGGAGGTCCTGGCGCAGAACAAGCAAAGCGGAGGTTGGTCAGGGCAAATCTTAGACTGGTCGTTTCAATTGCCAAAAAGTATCTGAATCGCGGGGTACCTTTTCTGGATTTAATTCAGGAAGGAGCAATGGGGTTGATGCGCGCGGCTGAGAAATTTGACTATGAGCGCGGCTATAAATTTTCAACCTATGCCTACTGGTGGATTCGTCAGGGCATCACCCGGGCGATCGCGTCCCAGTCCCGGACTGTGCGTCTACCCGTCCACATGGTTGAAAAACTCAATCAGATCCGCAAAGCCCGCCAGGTATTATCGCAGGAATTGGGACGAAAACCGACCAAACAGGAACTGGCAGCGGCTCTGGAACTGGACGAAGACAAGTTGGAACAGGTTTTGGATGTGAGTCAGGGAACGCTTTCCCTCCACGCCTGGGTCGGGCGGGAAGAAGATACCGAACTGATGCAGTTGATTGAAGACTCGGATAACGTTGCACCCAACGAACACCTAGATCACAAGCTGCTCTGCGATCGCCTCAACTCAGTTCTGGATCACCTGAGCGATCGCGAACGCGACATCATTAAGCTTCGGTTTGGACTGACGGATGGACAACACTATACTCTGACTGAAATTGGTGAACTTTACCATCTCTCCAGGGAGCGTGTCCGGCAGATTCAGGCAAAAGCCATGCGCAAGCTTCGCCATCCCCGGCGTCAGGCATTGCTAAAGGATTGGATTCGCTAA
- a CDS encoding response regulator: MAELGMLTCDQSKVRVLVVDDHELTRFSLSLALRSQRDIELVGLASNGMEAIALAKQHHPDVIILDLQMPVLDGLTASTQIKTTHPEIQILAYSSLDDPQTEVMVQTANVDAFCTKDTATHDLISLVRQLSHQAPNI, encoded by the coding sequence ATGGCAGAACTTGGCATGTTGACCTGTGACCAGTCGAAGGTTCGTGTTCTGGTCGTTGACGACCACGAACTGACTCGATTCAGTTTAAGTCTGGCTCTCCGCAGCCAGCGAGATATTGAACTAGTAGGGTTAGCAAGCAATGGCATGGAGGCGATCGCATTGGCTAAGCAGCACCATCCAGATGTCATTATTCTGGACTTGCAGATGCCAGTCCTGGACGGGCTGACTGCCTCCACCCAGATCAAAACCACCCATCCAGAAATTCAGATTCTTGCCTATTCTTCTCTGGATGATCCGCAGACAGAAGTCATGGTGCAGACGGCAAATGTCGATGCCTTTTGTACGAAAGACACTGCCACCCATGACCTGATCAGTCTGGTCAGGCAACTGAGTCATCAAGCACCAAACATTTAA